A DNA window from Paraburkholderia sp. IMGN_8 contains the following coding sequences:
- a CDS encoding HoxN/HupN/NixA family nickel/cobalt transporter, with the protein MTSLTGTARPAASTRGRIVTMYVALGLINLFAWAWACVVLRTSPALAGTAFLAYSFGLRHAMDADHIAAIDNVTRKLMNDGKRPVSVGFFFALGHSLTVVVGAVVVAVATKALVHHFDAFRETGAMIGTAVSASFLLAIGAVNVVLLADLVRAFRRMRSGRAQPIGDSRLLQFDGNLLARVFKPLFRLVRSSWLMFPLGILFGLGFETATEVALLGTSASQASAGFSMWTILVFPCLFAAGMLTVDTTDGILMLGAYGWAFVRPLRKLYYNVTITLISTVVALLIGGIEALGIASQALSLSGPFWHFVDTLNDNFGMLGYAIVGIFIVGWIVSALLYKLNGYDRDVATA; encoded by the coding sequence ATGACCAGCTTAACCGGAACCGCGCGCCCCGCCGCTTCGACGCGAGGCAGGATCGTCACGATGTATGTGGCACTCGGGCTGATCAACCTGTTCGCATGGGCGTGGGCATGCGTCGTCCTGCGCACGTCGCCGGCGCTGGCCGGTACGGCGTTTCTCGCGTACAGCTTCGGCCTGCGTCATGCGATGGATGCGGACCATATCGCGGCGATCGACAACGTCACGCGCAAGCTGATGAACGATGGCAAGCGTCCCGTCTCCGTCGGCTTCTTCTTCGCGCTCGGGCACTCGCTGACGGTGGTCGTCGGCGCCGTCGTCGTCGCGGTGGCCACGAAGGCGTTGGTTCACCATTTCGATGCGTTCAGGGAAACGGGGGCGATGATCGGCACCGCGGTGTCGGCGTCGTTCCTGCTTGCGATCGGCGCGGTCAACGTCGTGCTGCTGGCGGACCTGGTGCGGGCCTTTCGTCGGATGAGAAGCGGACGGGCGCAGCCGATCGGCGACTCGCGGCTGCTGCAGTTCGACGGCAATCTGCTCGCCCGCGTTTTCAAACCGCTGTTTCGTCTCGTTCGCTCGAGCTGGCTAATGTTCCCGCTCGGCATTCTGTTCGGGCTCGGCTTCGAAACCGCGACCGAAGTGGCATTGCTCGGCACCTCGGCGTCGCAGGCATCGGCAGGCTTTTCGATGTGGACGATCCTCGTGTTTCCTTGCCTGTTCGCCGCCGGCATGCTGACCGTCGACACGACCGACGGGATCCTGATGCTCGGCGCCTACGGCTGGGCCTTCGTGAGGCCGCTACGCAAGCTGTACTATAACGTGACGATCACGTTGATCTCGACGGTCGTCGCGCTGCTGATCGGCGGGATCGAGGCGCTTGGCATCGCGAGTCAGGCGCTCAGCCTGTCCGGGCCGTTCTGGCATTTCGTCGATACGCTCAACGACAACTTCGGCATGCTCGGCTACGCGATCGTCGGGATCTTTATTGTCGGTTGGATCGTCTCCGCGTTGCTCTATAAACTCAACGGGTACGATCGGGACGTCGCCACGGCCTGA
- a CDS encoding nitrile hydratase accessory protein, which produces MFTRFEEYATASMLGDPDSPPRLDGKLLFTNRWERDVFGLALSLSKAGCFEWEAFRQCLIASIARWEALDCANQPRWDYYERFLEALLSVIESSGTLSAAELERVLAVRRAAPVIAC; this is translated from the coding sequence ATGTTCACGCGATTCGAGGAATACGCCACGGCATCGATGCTCGGGGATCCGGACTCGCCGCCACGCCTCGACGGCAAGCTGCTCTTCACCAACCGCTGGGAACGAGACGTGTTCGGGCTTGCCCTGTCGCTCTCGAAAGCGGGCTGTTTCGAGTGGGAAGCGTTCAGGCAATGCCTGATCGCGTCGATCGCCCGATGGGAAGCGCTGGACTGCGCGAACCAGCCGCGCTGGGACTACTACGAGCGCTTTCTCGAGGCCTTGCTGAGCGTGATCGAGTCGAGCGGCACGCTCTCCGCGGCCGAACTCGAGCGCGTGCTGGCCGTCCGCCGGGCTGCGCCCGTTATCGCCTGCTGA
- the nthA gene encoding nitrile hydratase subunit alpha, producing the protein MSEIFGFPKDREATSAAKVRALEALLIEKGVIGSESVDTVLRHFETVAGPFNGAKIVARAWVDPEYRKRIVADTPGAIAELDLPAGMTGAEGEHMAAVANDEQVHNLIICTLCSCYPWPVLGLPPYWYKDPVFRARGVREPRAVLREFGVNVPDTKEVKVWDSSAQIRWFVIPERPANTEGMSEDELAALVTPESMMGVALVAAPPA; encoded by the coding sequence ATGAGTGAAATCTTTGGCTTTCCGAAAGACCGCGAGGCAACCAGCGCAGCGAAAGTGCGTGCGCTCGAAGCACTGCTGATCGAGAAAGGCGTGATCGGCAGCGAATCGGTCGACACAGTGCTGCGTCATTTCGAAACCGTCGCGGGTCCGTTCAACGGCGCGAAGATCGTGGCCCGTGCGTGGGTCGATCCCGAGTACAGGAAGCGGATCGTCGCGGACACGCCGGGCGCGATCGCCGAACTGGATCTGCCGGCCGGCATGACCGGCGCCGAAGGCGAGCACATGGCGGCGGTCGCCAATGACGAGCAGGTGCACAACCTGATCATCTGCACGCTGTGCTCGTGCTACCCATGGCCGGTGCTGGGTCTGCCGCCGTACTGGTACAAGGACCCGGTGTTCCGCGCGCGCGGCGTGCGCGAACCGCGCGCCGTGCTGCGCGAGTTCGGTGTCAACGTGCCGGACACGAAGGAAGTGAAGGTGTGGGACAGCAGTGCGCAGATCCGCTGGTTTGTGATCCCCGAACGCCCGGCGAACACCGAAGGCATGAGCGAAGATGAACTTGCCGCGCTGGTCACACCGGAATCGATGATGGGCGTCGCGCTCGTCGCGGCGCCACCGGCCTAG
- the nthB gene encoding nitrile hydratase subunit beta, translated as MKLQHHLGGIENLGPVNLDTRVFAEPWEQRIFGIHTAMMAESAHLADALPAYSIKDLPTTFKNDWTWASLRTGAEDMQPFEYFKYRYYEKWLGGIAQFFVDSGYISAQELEEKSAFYRAHPNAVLPDRPSAPIAAQISAYLQQGDSGYHEPDRAPRFAAGDKVRIADPEAVDHTRLPGYLRNKTGTVAVVYPGSFSYFVSTGVDGIGKPMPVYRIAFDAADIWGSGKSEPNTTIYADLYEAYVQAAN; from the coding sequence GTGAAACTACAGCACCATCTTGGAGGCATCGAGAACCTCGGACCCGTCAATCTCGATACGCGGGTCTTCGCCGAGCCATGGGAGCAGCGCATCTTCGGGATTCACACCGCGATGATGGCCGAGAGCGCGCATCTCGCCGATGCATTGCCCGCCTATTCCATCAAGGACCTGCCTACCACGTTCAAAAACGACTGGACGTGGGCGTCGTTGCGCACCGGCGCGGAAGACATGCAGCCGTTCGAATACTTCAAGTATCGCTATTACGAGAAGTGGCTCGGCGGCATCGCGCAGTTCTTCGTCGACTCGGGCTATATCAGTGCGCAAGAGCTCGAGGAGAAAAGTGCGTTCTATCGCGCGCACCCGAATGCCGTATTACCGGATCGTCCGAGCGCGCCGATTGCCGCGCAGATCAGTGCGTATCTGCAGCAGGGCGATTCCGGCTATCACGAACCCGATCGCGCGCCGCGCTTCGCAGCAGGCGACAAGGTTCGCATTGCCGACCCGGAGGCGGTCGACCACACGCGCCTTCCCGGCTACCTGCGCAACAAGACCGGCACCGTCGCCGTCGTCTATCCGGGCAGCTTCTCGTACTTCGTATCGACGGGCGTCGACGGTATCGGCAAGCCGATGCCCGTCTACCGGATCGCATTCGACGCCGCCGACATCTGGGGCTCGGGTAAGAGCGAACCCAACACGACCATCTACGCGGACCTGTACGAAGCTTACGTACAGGCCGCCAACTGA
- a CDS encoding GTP-binding protein, whose protein sequence is MRIRKIPTTVVTGFLGAGKTTLVNHILDRTRPMPIGIVVNEFGEVGIDGQLIVADEEAVIEINNGCVCCTVRSDLVESVLQLLARYGDRLERLIVETSGLADPAPVLQTFLADPDVRERVELESVIAVVDARHAHGQLSDDIAREQIVFADRIVINKTDLVAPSALAALESSIRGLNPTATLDFAMRSAVAIDTLLGRRSFSIDNLLAVEPGLLTESEHDHEHDTSIASCAFHIPGELDGVRFNRWANQLVQSHGATLLRMKGVLNVSGESRRLHFHSVHMLMETSFGNAWTTDEAHESRFVVIGRALDADALHAGLLDCVAGAAAQPAMADLSG, encoded by the coding sequence ATGCGTATCAGGAAGATCCCAACCACCGTCGTTACCGGCTTCCTCGGCGCCGGGAAGACGACCCTCGTCAACCACATTCTCGACCGCACGCGGCCGATGCCGATCGGCATCGTGGTCAACGAGTTCGGCGAAGTCGGTATCGACGGGCAACTGATCGTCGCCGACGAGGAAGCGGTCATCGAAATCAACAACGGCTGCGTGTGCTGCACGGTCCGCAGCGACCTCGTCGAGAGCGTGCTGCAACTGCTGGCGCGCTACGGAGACAGGCTCGAGCGGCTGATCGTCGAAACGTCTGGTCTCGCGGATCCCGCGCCGGTCTTGCAGACATTCCTCGCCGATCCCGATGTGCGCGAGCGCGTCGAACTGGAATCGGTGATCGCGGTCGTCGACGCACGGCACGCGCACGGCCAGCTGAGCGACGACATCGCCCGCGAGCAGATCGTGTTCGCCGATCGCATCGTGATCAACAAGACGGATCTCGTCGCACCGTCCGCCCTCGCCGCGCTCGAGTCCAGCATCCGCGGGCTGAATCCGACCGCCACGCTCGATTTCGCGATGCGCTCCGCCGTCGCGATTGACACGCTACTAGGCCGGCGCAGCTTCTCGATCGACAACCTGCTTGCCGTCGAGCCCGGCCTGCTCACCGAAAGCGAACACGACCACGAGCACGACACGAGCATCGCGTCCTGCGCATTCCATATCCCCGGCGAGCTCGACGGCGTTCGCTTCAACCGCTGGGCGAACCAGCTCGTGCAGTCGCATGGCGCGACGCTGCTGCGGATGAAGGGCGTGTTGAACGTGAGCGGTGAATCGCGGCGCCTGCATTTTCACAGCGTGCACATGCTCATGGAGACAAGTTTCGGCAACGCCTGGACCACGGACGAGGCGCACGAGAGTCGCTTCGTCGTGATCGGTCGTGCGCTCGATGCGGACGCGCTCCACGCAGGCCTGCTCGATTGTGTCGCCGGCGCCGCGGCGCAACCGGCCATGGCAGACCTCTCGGGCTAA
- a CDS encoding DUF1097 domain-containing protein produces MKQSEAYTLSIGVLAVVDTWLTGTVFPVPVWVTFIAWASFFVLGGGTAGFVKSVASNLTGLVISSLTLLAIATTSNTAIAIAICVGIGSAAMVQASKIKLLDVLPAIVWGFAATVGTTVATGKAITTAGLSNPALAAAAALVTGAVFGFVSEVIGNALTFKREVRLN; encoded by the coding sequence ATGAAACAGTCAGAGGCATACACGCTCAGCATCGGCGTGCTGGCAGTCGTCGATACCTGGCTGACCGGCACGGTCTTCCCCGTCCCGGTCTGGGTCACGTTCATCGCGTGGGCATCGTTCTTCGTGCTCGGCGGAGGAACGGCGGGATTCGTCAAGAGCGTCGCGTCGAATCTCACCGGCCTCGTGATCAGTTCGCTGACGCTGCTCGCGATCGCGACGACGAGCAACACCGCCATCGCGATCGCGATATGCGTTGGCATCGGCAGCGCGGCGATGGTGCAGGCGTCGAAGATCAAGCTGCTCGACGTCCTGCCGGCGATCGTCTGGGGCTTCGCCGCGACTGTCGGCACCACCGTGGCCACCGGCAAGGCGATCACCACCGCAGGCCTGTCCAACCCGGCGCTGGCCGCCGCCGCCGCGCTCGTGACGGGCGCGGTGTTCGGGTTCGTGTCGGAGGTAATCGGCAACGCGCTGACCTTCAAGCGCGAAGTGCGCCTCAACTAG
- a CDS encoding DUF2000 domain-containing protein yields the protein MLLQNEPGGANAIEAPPEPERCVIVVDESLPPGKASNAAAVVAFTLGQRHSHLVGEPLREQDGTAHPGLIPIGIPVLKATADQLNALRQKSLAHCDVVDFPVQGQATVDYDAFLHAVRVLPGESLEYLAVGLVGPRKKVGKLVGGFALFA from the coding sequence TTGTTATTGCAAAACGAACCAGGCGGCGCTAACGCCATTGAGGCCCCGCCCGAGCCGGAGCGTTGTGTCATCGTCGTGGACGAATCGCTCCCGCCCGGCAAAGCCTCGAACGCCGCTGCAGTGGTGGCGTTCACGCTGGGCCAGCGCCACAGCCATCTCGTCGGAGAGCCCTTGCGAGAGCAGGACGGCACGGCGCACCCTGGTCTCATTCCCATTGGCATCCCGGTTCTCAAAGCCACGGCCGATCAGTTGAACGCGCTGCGCCAGAAATCGCTCGCGCACTGCGACGTGGTCGACTTTCCTGTGCAAGGACAGGCCACCGTCGACTACGACGCCTTTCTACACGCGGTGCGCGTGTTGCCGGGCGAGTCCCTCGAGTACCTGGCAGTCGGACTGGTCGGGCCCAGGAAGAAGGTCGGCAAACTGGTCGGTGGCTTCGCCCTGTTCGCATGA
- a CDS encoding enoyl-CoA hydratase-related protein — translation MGANLTAELHGQVWSVGIDRPEKRNALNVPLFEALANTLRLAQGDVRVHCVLLHGTSECFCSGHDTAEFGSLWPQAADGAVARCIEAFADQPKPLVAAVNGAAVGFGATMLLHADWVVAGEGAMFRFPFADLGIVPEAGATALLARRVGDLCARDWLMSGRPITAAEALQQGFVSRVVPDADVRATADEYCALLSARPPTALQSMRRLLLEGATLPASEAIQRELAHLNAFIPAVTWRSIPHA, via the coding sequence ATGGGTGCAAACCTCACCGCGGAGCTCCACGGCCAGGTCTGGTCTGTGGGCATAGACCGTCCGGAAAAGCGCAATGCACTGAACGTCCCTCTGTTCGAAGCGTTGGCAAACACCTTGCGCCTGGCGCAAGGAGACGTGCGCGTTCATTGCGTGCTGCTGCACGGAACCAGCGAATGTTTTTGCTCGGGCCACGACACGGCCGAGTTCGGTTCCTTGTGGCCGCAGGCAGCCGACGGCGCGGTCGCGCGCTGCATCGAGGCCTTCGCGGACCAGCCCAAGCCGCTCGTGGCAGCTGTCAATGGCGCGGCGGTCGGGTTTGGTGCCACGATGCTGCTGCACGCCGACTGGGTGGTCGCCGGCGAGGGGGCCATGTTCCGCTTTCCGTTTGCCGATCTCGGTATCGTGCCCGAAGCCGGCGCAACTGCATTGCTGGCCCGCCGGGTGGGCGATTTGTGCGCACGCGACTGGCTCATGAGCGGCCGGCCGATAACGGCCGCGGAGGCATTGCAGCAGGGCTTCGTTTCGCGCGTGGTGCCAGACGCGGATGTGCGAGCAACTGCCGACGAATACTGCGCGCTGCTATCCGCCAGGCCGCCGACAGCGTTGCAAAGTATGCGTCGCCTGTTGCTGGAGGGCGCCACGCTGCCAGCCAGCGAAGCCATCCAGCGCGAGCTTGCCCACCTGAACGCCTTCATTCCTGCCGTTACCTGGCGCTCGATCCCTCATGCATAA
- a CDS encoding NAD(P)H-dependent oxidoreductase — protein MHKVHVVHAHPEPRSFCTAMAHEARRLLELRGDDVSFSDLYALNFDPVVRASDFAERANSDYLVYAKEQRHALERNALAPDIQREVDALLASDTLVLVFPLYWFSVPALIKGWIDRCFLSGALYGGKRIYGRGGMVGKRAVVGVSLGGREHMFGPQAIHGELAGGMLRHLLQGTLGYVGYEVLEPFFAWHIPYCSRAQRVDTLKRWGDFIAHLDEQPRMPMPRLEEYDEIFQPLPGAASP, from the coding sequence ATGCATAAAGTTCACGTCGTCCACGCCCACCCGGAGCCGCGCTCCTTCTGCACGGCCATGGCCCATGAAGCCCGACGCCTGCTGGAGTTGCGCGGCGACGACGTGAGCTTTTCAGACCTCTACGCGCTCAACTTCGATCCCGTGGTGCGCGCCAGCGATTTCGCCGAACGCGCCAACAGCGACTACCTCGTCTACGCCAAGGAGCAGCGCCACGCACTTGAGCGCAACGCCCTTGCTCCCGACATCCAACGGGAGGTCGACGCGCTGCTAGCCAGCGATACGCTGGTGCTGGTGTTTCCGCTCTACTGGTTTTCGGTGCCTGCGCTTATCAAGGGATGGATCGACCGCTGCTTCCTGTCCGGCGCGCTGTACGGCGGCAAGCGCATCTACGGTCGCGGCGGCATGGTCGGCAAGCGCGCGGTGGTCGGGGTAAGCCTGGGCGGCCGGGAGCACATGTTCGGGCCGCAAGCCATACATGGAGAGCTTGCAGGCGGCATGCTGCGTCACCTGCTACAGGGGACCCTGGGTTACGTCGGTTATGAAGTGCTCGAGCCGTTCTTTGCCTGGCACATTCCTTACTGTTCGCGCGCTCAGCGGGTCGACACGCTCAAGCGTTGGGGCGACTTCATCGCCCATCTCGACGAGCAACCGCGCATGCCGATGCCGCGGCTAGAGGAATATGATGAGATCTTCCAGCCACTTCCAGGGGCAGCCTCACCATGA
- a CDS encoding AraC family transcriptional regulator — protein sequence MNTTGPTKSIKLWRAPDVMDAVMLKGEFVGHRYPPHAHDTHCLAVITGGALAVEVQDQRRVCRRGDVIIIDADVVHAGSAAGDGQWKMRVAHVQPAALAAYCERLGIPRRERFDMRSPFIVDAELSRQLYGVNWCSEVDEDSFKRSETLARAVIGMHARHAGRSAALPVVRNEPALVRAVKSRLRDELHARLTLSTLACEFGVTPFVLLRAFVRDAGLSPHAFQQQERVRSAMPLLQAGRPIAEVGARMGFADQSHFTRVFKQQTGVTPKVYQAAFS from the coding sequence ATGAACACCACTGGACCGACGAAGTCGATCAAGCTCTGGCGCGCGCCAGACGTCATGGACGCCGTCATGCTCAAGGGCGAGTTCGTCGGCCACCGCTATCCGCCGCACGCGCACGACACGCATTGCCTTGCGGTGATTACGGGTGGGGCGCTGGCGGTCGAGGTTCAGGACCAGCGACGCGTGTGCCGCCGTGGCGACGTGATCATCATCGATGCCGACGTGGTGCACGCCGGTTCGGCCGCCGGCGATGGGCAATGGAAGATGCGCGTGGCACATGTACAGCCCGCAGCCCTGGCCGCCTACTGCGAGAGGCTCGGCATTCCCCGACGCGAGCGGTTCGACATGCGGAGTCCGTTTATCGTCGACGCCGAACTGTCACGGCAGCTCTACGGCGTGAACTGGTGTTCCGAGGTGGACGAGGACAGCTTCAAGCGCAGTGAAACGCTGGCCCGCGCTGTCATCGGCATGCATGCGCGACACGCGGGCCGGTCTGCCGCCCTGCCCGTTGTGCGCAACGAGCCGGCGCTGGTGCGTGCGGTCAAGTCCCGCCTGCGCGACGAACTGCACGCACGCCTGACCTTGTCGACGCTTGCGTGCGAATTTGGCGTGACGCCTTTCGTGCTGCTGCGTGCCTTCGTGCGCGACGCGGGATTGAGCCCGCATGCCTTCCAGCAACAGGAGCGCGTGCGCAGTGCGATGCCGTTGTTGCAAGCCGGCAGGCCCATTGCGGAAGTGGGCGCGCGAATGGGTTTTGCCGACCAATCGCACTTCACGCGCGTGTTCAAGCAGCAGACTGGCGTGACGCCGAAGGTCTATCAGGCCGCCTTCTCATGA
- a CDS encoding NmrA/HSCARG family protein yields the protein MSNTQKLIAVVGATGQQGGAVVRALQASGQFKVRALTRNPAKHPKLGDEVVLADFNRPETLKAAFAGAHGAFLVTNSWEAQADEPKQALAAVNAAKDAGVQHVIWSTLPNVETISGGTINVPHFTAKAKVESIVSEAGFAYHTFVIAPFYYQNLIGLMAPQKQADGTVGWALPLDPERRVIHMGDITELGRLVVGAFAQPELAGRGEHLPLVGDFLSFNEIIATLNQQGNTLSFKQVPREVFAGWFPHADGIAAMLAYFEAHTYLGADSRDAIALANKVAGQQPTKFAAWAKANFAIPAAI from the coding sequence ATGTCGAACACTCAGAAGCTCATCGCCGTCGTCGGCGCAACCGGTCAGCAAGGCGGCGCCGTTGTGCGCGCGCTGCAGGCGAGCGGTCAATTCAAAGTGCGCGCATTGACGCGCAATCCGGCCAAGCATCCGAAGCTGGGTGACGAAGTCGTTCTGGCGGATTTCAATCGTCCGGAAACGCTTAAAGCCGCTTTTGCCGGAGCACATGGAGCTTTCCTGGTGACCAATTCCTGGGAAGCACAAGCAGACGAGCCCAAGCAGGCGCTCGCGGCCGTCAACGCGGCGAAAGACGCCGGCGTACAGCACGTCATCTGGTCGACGCTTCCCAATGTGGAGACGATCAGCGGCGGCACGATCAATGTCCCGCACTTCACGGCCAAGGCGAAAGTCGAATCCATCGTCAGCGAAGCCGGATTTGCGTACCACACGTTCGTGATCGCGCCGTTCTATTACCAAAACCTGATCGGCCTAATGGCTCCGCAGAAACAAGCGGATGGCACCGTGGGTTGGGCGCTGCCGCTTGATCCGGAGCGGCGCGTCATCCATATGGGCGACATCACTGAACTCGGTCGCCTCGTGGTCGGCGCGTTCGCGCAGCCGGAACTCGCGGGGCGCGGCGAACATTTGCCGCTGGTCGGCGATTTCCTGAGCTTCAACGAGATCATCGCCACCCTGAATCAACAAGGAAACACGCTGTCGTTCAAGCAAGTCCCGCGCGAGGTTTTTGCCGGCTGGTTTCCGCACGCCGACGGTATCGCGGCGATGCTCGCCTACTTCGAAGCACACACGTATCTCGGCGCGGATTCGCGCGACGCGATCGCGCTCGCCAACAAAGTCGCCGGCCAGCAGCCGACGAAGTTTGCCGCATGGGCCAAAGCGAACTTCGCGATCCCGGCAGCCATCTGA
- a CDS encoding FMN-dependent NADH-azoreductase, whose amino-acid sequence MKLLHVDSSILGQGSVSRDLSADVVATFRGRHPDLAVTRLDLAATPIGHLTAAHLAAVQGAPVDDALKSDVAMGQVALEAFLAANIVVIGAPMYNLGVPSQLKAWIDRISVAGKTFHYGEHGPVGLCGGKKLVIASSRGGVYSEGSPAAVFDHQETYLKAAFGFLGITDITFIRAEGVAMGPEARSGAIDSAKKETAALAA is encoded by the coding sequence ATGAAACTGTTACACGTAGATTCCAGCATCCTCGGGCAAGGCTCCGTCAGCCGTGATCTGTCAGCGGATGTCGTCGCGACCTTCCGGGGCCGCCATCCTGACCTTGCGGTCACTCGTCTCGATCTTGCCGCCACACCGATCGGCCATCTGACGGCAGCACACCTCGCAGCCGTGCAAGGCGCTCCGGTCGACGATGCATTGAAGTCCGACGTTGCCATGGGCCAGGTCGCGCTCGAGGCGTTCCTGGCAGCCAACATCGTGGTCATCGGCGCGCCGATGTACAACCTTGGCGTGCCCTCTCAACTGAAGGCCTGGATCGACCGCATCTCCGTCGCCGGGAAGACGTTCCACTACGGGGAACACGGCCCGGTCGGACTGTGCGGCGGCAAGAAGCTGGTCATCGCCTCGTCGCGCGGCGGCGTTTACAGCGAAGGCTCGCCAGCCGCCGTCTTCGATCATCAGGAAACCTATCTGAAGGCAGCCTTCGGCTTTTTGGGCATCACGGATATCACCTTCATTCGTGCGGAAGGTGTGGCGATGGGTCCGGAGGCACGCAGCGGGGCCATCGACTCGGCGAAGAAAGAGACCGCCGCGCTCGCTGCGTGA
- a CDS encoding YceI family protein, which translates to MKRHLMIAAGALAATLSFSAFADVSTYQFDPDHTYPSFEADHIGGLSVWRGKFDKSQGTVTLDRAAKTGTVEVTTDIASVNTGSTKLDQYLQADQFFDASKFPEATYKGTIKFKGDKPAEVVGNLTMHGVTKPLTLNIDSFKCMPHPMLKREVCGVDAVGEFDRSDFGVDFGKTYGFSMKTKLLISAEALKQ; encoded by the coding sequence TTGAAGAGGCATCTGATGATTGCGGCTGGTGCACTCGCGGCCACGCTGTCGTTTTCGGCATTCGCGGACGTGTCGACGTACCAGTTTGATCCGGACCACACGTACCCGAGCTTCGAGGCCGACCACATCGGTGGCCTGTCGGTCTGGCGTGGCAAGTTCGACAAGTCGCAGGGCACGGTGACGCTCGATCGCGCGGCAAAGACCGGCACCGTTGAAGTGACGACCGACATTGCGTCGGTCAACACGGGTAGCACGAAGCTAGACCAGTACCTGCAGGCGGATCAGTTCTTCGACGCGTCGAAGTTCCCGGAAGCGACCTACAAGGGCACGATCAAGTTCAAGGGCGACAAGCCGGCCGAGGTCGTCGGCAATCTGACGATGCACGGCGTGACCAAGCCGCTGACGCTGAATATCGACTCGTTCAAGTGCATGCCGCATCCGATGCTCAAGCGCGAAGTGTGCGGCGTCGACGCGGTGGGCGAATTCGATCGCAGCGACTTCGGCGTCGACTTTGGCAAGACGTACGGCTTCAGTATGAAGACCAAGTTGCTCATCTCGGCCGAAGCACTCAAGCAGTAA
- a CDS encoding LysR family transcriptional regulator codes for MLDLNDLAMFVQVVRAGSFSEAARRLRMPANTLSRRIDQLEGQLGTRLLHRSTRKLAPSTEGQALFERYAPALDQILEIGRLHADEQAPSGSVRVASMAGLFELIGMEWLVEFYTRYPHISLDFLLDDTPTDLISERIDLALRMGIETGSGFKVRRLAPSAMILAASPAYLKRRPAPRTLRELAEHDCLTISNRQGRNMWRLQGPRGSQEVSINSRFAVNDMRVLAQACIAGLGIALLPQLIVEPVIAQGKLVRVLPTYRRESTGLGLQLVYTSRPPVPPAVAVFAEFLLEKLGEAMINPSKNDASR; via the coding sequence ATGCTCGATCTGAATGATCTGGCGATGTTCGTCCAGGTGGTCCGCGCCGGCAGCTTCTCCGAGGCGGCGCGCCGTCTGCGCATGCCGGCGAATACGCTGAGCCGGCGCATCGATCAACTCGAAGGGCAGCTCGGCACACGTCTGCTGCATCGCTCGACACGCAAACTCGCGCCGAGCACGGAAGGTCAGGCGCTGTTCGAGCGCTATGCGCCGGCGCTTGACCAGATCCTCGAGATCGGGCGGCTCCATGCAGATGAGCAGGCACCGTCCGGCTCGGTTCGTGTCGCCTCGATGGCAGGCCTGTTCGAACTCATCGGCATGGAATGGCTGGTCGAGTTCTACACGCGCTATCCACACATCAGCCTCGACTTCCTGCTCGACGATACGCCGACCGATCTGATCTCCGAGCGCATCGATCTGGCCTTGCGCATGGGCATCGAGACCGGTAGCGGCTTTAAGGTACGTCGGCTGGCGCCGAGTGCAATGATCCTCGCGGCGAGTCCGGCCTATCTGAAAAGGCGCCCTGCACCACGCACGCTTCGTGAACTGGCCGAACACGACTGTTTGACGATTTCCAATCGCCAGGGTCGCAACATGTGGCGTCTGCAGGGTCCACGCGGAAGTCAGGAGGTGTCGATCAACAGCCGGTTCGCGGTCAACGACATGCGAGTGCTGGCGCAGGCTTGTATAGCTGGACTGGGTATTGCGTTACTGCCGCAGTTAATAGTTGAGCCAGTCATCGCGCAGGGGAAACTGGTGCGCGTGCTGCCGACCTATCGGCGCGAGAGCACCGGCCTCGGCCTGCAGCTCGTCTACACGAGCCGCCCACCGGTGCCGCCCGCAGTAGCGGTCTTCGCCGAATTTCTTTTGGAGAAACTGGGCGAAGCGATGATAAACCCCTCAAAGAACGATGCCAGCCGATAA